The stretch of DNA AATCCCTTCTCCCGCCTGAAGAGAAAGCTGCATAAATTTACTTTTGCCTCGCTGGCAAACCCGTTCGATTTTTTTATCGCGAAATTGAAGTGAATAAAGATCCATGCGTACTGCCTCCTCGTGAGCGTTTCCTCTGTCTTCGTTTTCTACATCTCTATCTTCGCAAAATGCGATGATTCGCGTTGTGCGCTGCGTCACGTTCGCCACACGCAACTAGAGATACAGATCCGATCGCCACATTTTGTGAAACGGTTCAATCGTCATCTGCACATCCGGGTGGGGCTGATTGATGATTTGCCTGAGCCTTGTCTCATCAACCGCCTGCCCGAACTGGCTGCGATGGGCACTTGTAGCCAAACACTTTCGCTCAAACACGTTTGTGATATCCACGTAGTAATTGGGCTCGTCACAGTTGAAGAGATAGAGCTCTTGGCTGCGGTGGCATACCACATCCCCTGCAATCTGCTGCCTGTAGTACCAACAGTTCGCGCCTAGGTGCGCCGCCTCAATCATGGAAAACCCGATGGTGCGGTGGTCCGAGTGAATCTCATATCGCTTCCAAGGGTCAAAGGTTAGGACAAGATCGGGCCTGATTCGTCGAACAAGATGGAACAACGTCTCTTTCAAGTCATTCGCATATTGTAGTTCCCCGTCTTGATACCCCAGCTGAATCACTTCGCGAATCCCCAATCTCTCTGCGGCGAGATCCATCTCTTTGCGCCTCATCTCAGCGATCGCAAGCGGTGAAAGCGCGGGATCGTGACTCCCTTTTTCCCCTTGTGTCCCGACGACAAGAAACACGTCATTTCCCTCGTCGGTCAGCTTCAAAATCGTGCCTGAACAAAACACCTCATCATCTGGATGCGCCACACATACGAGTATCTTTTTCCCTTTCATTTAACTGCCACCTCGCCCTTCGAACGTCTTTGGTTTTTTCTGACTGACAAGGATCCTATCCATCCTTTGTCAAAAACAGGACAATCCATCTTGGATGCCCTGTCTCTAAACGTTTTTCGATTCACGTCAAGCTGTTTTTTTTCGCATTTCTTGCACAATCCATCCACCCGTCAAATTAAATACCTCACTCGTCAAACGTCTGCGCAAAATCTGATACGCAAAATAACTTCGTTGACCACTTCGACAATACACCACTACGGGTCGACCTTGGTCAATTTCACCGATTCGCGCTCGCAGTTCATCCAAGGGAATGTGAATCGCCCCTGGCAACATTCCATCTGCAACTTCCGCATCGTCGCGCACATCCACAAGAATCGCTCCCAAATCATTGACTTCTTGTAAACTGTGCACAATCCGCACATCACCGTCGATCACATGTTCAGCCGCCATCGCAGCCATCACCACAGGATCTTTTGCAGAAGAGAACGGGGGTGCGTACGCCAAGTCTAACATTGCCATTTCCTCGATGGTCAACTTTGCAGAGATCCCTGTCGCGATGACATCGATCCGTTTGTCCACGCCCTCTTCGCCAGCGATTTGCGCTCCTAAAACGTGGTGACTCGCCGGATCGACAAGGAGTTTTATCGTCATCATTTTTGCTCCAGGGTAGTACCCGGCATGATGCCCTGACGTGCTATAAGACACGCGATACGCCAGGTTCTGTGCCGTCGCCATCTTTTCTGTGAGTCCGGTTAATGCCAGTGTCGCCTTGCCAAATTTAACAATCGCAGTTCCAAGCGCCCCGTCGAATGTCACATGTGACCCGCAAACATTTTGACCAATGACGCGGGCTTGTTTGTTTGCGA from Ferroacidibacillus organovorans encodes:
- a CDS encoding PIG-L deacetylase family protein, producing the protein MKGKKILVCVAHPDDEVFCSGTILKLTDEGNDVFLVVGTQGEKGSHDPALSPLAIAEMRRKEMDLAAERLGIREVIQLGYQDGELQYANDLKETLFHLVRRIRPDLVLTFDPWKRYEIHSDHRTIGFSMIEAAHLGANCWYYRQQIAGDVVCHRSQELYLFNCDEPNYYVDITNVFERKCLATSAHRSQFGQAVDETRLRQIINQPHPDVQMTIEPFHKMWRSDLYL